In Aptenodytes patagonicus chromosome 21, bAptPat1.pri.cur, whole genome shotgun sequence, the genomic stretch gatggaccacttggtggataaggaattggctggatggtcgcactcaaagagttgtggtcaacggctcgatgtccaagtggaaccagtgatgagtggcgttcctcgAGTGTCAGTggtgggaccggcactgtttaacatctttgtcggtgacatggacagtgggattgagtgcaccctcagcaaatttgccaacgacaccaagctgtATGGTGAGGTCAAcatgctagagggaagggatgccatctagatggaccttgacaggcttgagaggtgggtcagtgcaaacctcatgaagttcaacaaagccaagtgcaaggccctgcacatggacaatcccaagcacaaatacaggctgggcagagaatggattgagagcagccctgaggagaaggacttggtggtgttggttgatgagaagctcaacatgacccagcaatgtgtgcttgcagcccagaaagccaaccgtattctgggctgcatcaaaagaagcgtggccagcagcttgagggaggcgattctgcccctctgctccggtgagaccccacctggagcactgcattcagctctgggcccccaacataaggacGTGGatctgttggagcgagtccagaagagggccacgaagatgatcagagggctggagcatctctcctatgaggacaggctgagagagttggggttattcagcctggagaagagaaagctccagggagaccttacagcagcctcccagtacctgaaggggggctaccagaaagctggagagggactttttacaagggcctgtagtgataggacaaggggtaatggctttcaactgaaagaggggagatttagactaggtatgaggaagaaattcttcactatgagggtggtgaggcactggcacaggttgcccagagaagcggtggatgccccatccctggaagcattcaaggccaggttggatggggctttgagcaacctggtctagtggaaggtgtccctgcccatggcaggggggttggaactagatgatctttaaggtcccttccaacccaaactgttctatgattctatgaaagcaaaGACCATATAGGGTTGTTCCCACAGAATTTAATTTACCTGACAATAACTGATTTGAATGTGTTGCTTTTCGAATTTTGCCAAGTCACAAGTAGGACACCTGATTTTACCTTTAAATGCTAGAGACAGCTGTGTAGAACTGTACTGAATACTGCTAATATTGATCCATTCAGATTGTTTCTGTCCTGCCTCTGTACATCCAAATCACAGTCTGAGAGGATTAAATTGTAGTgcagcattggaacgggctgttCAGAAAGCAGCCTCAGAGATggttgtccttaaaaaaaaaatgttccaagacttggctagacaaagccatggctgatCTGATCTTGATCTGATCTTGGTGCTGGCCTTCTTCCTGTGGGAGGTGGGACTAGAGACATTCACAGCTCCCCTATGACCAACAGTTCTATGATTCCTCTCAaattggtttttgctttttttaattttctttttcctccttgtacTTCTTTCATCTTCTTCATGTTGCTTTGAATGCTCTTAAATACTACTTAATGCATGTTTTGATTATTCACTGGTTTTCAATACATCATTCTGTTGTCATTTGCTTTTCCATCCCCTGTTTCATCTGACTAACATTGGAAGGATGTCCACTTCAAGAGACATTCTCCTTGTACACCTCTACTTTCTGTGCAATCCTAGtgtctctgtccttttctctcctcGGTCTGTCCTTTGTCACTGAAAGCCTGACTCTTTTTGCTTGGCTTGTGGTTATCGTAGTGTTCATAAAACCACAGTCAAGAGCGAAGATGTAGATTCACCATCCTCTGTTTAGCGTCTCACCTTTAACTATCCTTATTTTCTGACAACTGTCTTGCCATCCTTTCAAAGGctgaaacactgaattaaaaaacgTTTCTCTTCCCCCCTTTTCAGGTATTTCTTACAGAATTCTACCTACCACATAAACCTATGACTTGGGTGATACTCAATTTAGTTTTTCTCCTTCACATCATatcccatttttttgttttccattaaattatCTAAACTTCTGTATTTACTATCCCAAAAAATGACACTTGTCCTTATCTTAAAGGTtcaactgttgtttttttttcccaaatcaattaaaaaaaaaaagtagacccCAGAAAACAACCTCAGAATGAATCTCCCTTTCCAACCTTTTAGTATATATTCTATTCCAGTTCTGAagaactgagatgaaaaaaaaaaagcaaaaatattgatttaatGTGAACTTTGAAAATATCTGTAAGCCCACAGATCTCTAGTGGAGGACTGACACTGACTGCTGCATGTATCATCCTTCCTTTACTCCTGGCTCTTCAGAAGAAATACTCCATCCTCCAGGATTTTGGGATCCTTCTCAATTTTTCAATgataacttaagaaaaaaaaaatctctgttggATATAAAATTATGGAATATACTACATTTCTTCCCTGAAGCATCTGGTCACTGTCAGAGGTTATCCCATTACCCAGCCATGCCAATGTCTACCTTTCTTATATTTTGGTCTCTTAGTCTGCAGAAATACTTGGCTTTGAACTTCAGATAGCCTACACAGGGGCTAATAGCGCTATCTTCAGCCccatttattatttaaacagaCCTTGATTTAGCTGAAAAAATGCCCGACCTACCATCTGGCTACAGCCGAGTCAATGACTGTGCCTGGAtcccaggacccccccccccccccccccgacaatCATTAGCATCTATCAGCTAACAACAATGCTGTATAGCTGAATGTCTATCTAAAACCTTAACTGCCGAGGGCTAGCAGAGTCGAGATTTGCGTTAAGTGAGGATTACAGCTAAACTAAACTTGTTTAGTTGAATATATcctaaaaaaagactttaaaaaaattatattctaatcGAAGCCTTGAGGCTAAAGATAGCAGCAGTCAGACTGGAATTAAGCACACACGTTTAGGGTTTATTTAATGAGTTTACAAATTCATAAGGAACTACTTCAGTGGACTGCTGAGGCCAGTATCTGTGATCTGGTCAAGCTGGCACTGGGGACTTCTAACCATTTGCAAGGTAGAGAAATGTAAATTATAATCCAAAAGGAGTCCAAATAGTTAATTCTGTATTCCTTTTATTGTTTCTACATGAGTAAGTACAGCAGAATTGTAAGAGTAGTTCAATATTCCAGTACAGGCATTCCAACCCTTGCTTCTTGATTTTTCTGGAACATCTCAAGAAAGTCAGAAGTCAGTTAGAAGGTTATTATTAGTTGGAAGGCAACATGTATGAgaatgaaatagaagaaaatttctCTTAATTCTGGCCAAAAGGTTGAGTTTTGAAGAAAAGATCTTATAATCATCCAGTCCTTGCCTCCAGACTTTCAGTGTCCTTTTCCCGCTAGATATAAATCTGTACCAACAGTCTGTATGTCTGTTGAGTGAGGGGTATAATTTGATAAGCTAAGAAAAGCTTATAATACCATTTagttaagaaatgttttctataTAACTTAAAAAACCTCCCATATTGGAGTTAGCATAACCTTTCATCACATTTAACTCTTGAAATGCAGAGAGGCGTCTTATTTGGAGCATCAAGAatttcaaacacagaacaaaaaaatttgtAAGGAAAAACTGGGAGAAGTAGAAGGAAAAGGACTTCTGTATCTTGGATTAGCTGTTGTACTAAATTAAACACTAATGAAGCTCTCTGCCACACTCCAACCTGATACTTTTTACTGTGAAAATGGGAACTGTGCTTTTAGCGTGTTCCAACTGAGCCTGCTTTGAGGAGGAGACTGTACCAGATGACCTGTAGAGGTTCCTTCTCAAAATTATTCAATGATCTCGAGAACATGATTGAAAGCGTCTCACCTTCTAACAGGCACAAGATTGAAAGTGTCTTGTCCTCTAACAGGCatcctgatttgattttttttccacacaggaaaaaaaaggacaatctGTAGAATTGCACTCCCACTTGCAGTACTTTGGTTTAGGATTATCATCTCCATTGTTTGCATACAAAACTTTCCCGTTACAACAACGCTGCTATATTGAGTAATGCAATATATCCTACGCCACAGAACTACAGATATTTCCCATTCAGGTGGCGCCTTCCTTCCACGTACAAAGATACCCAGACTGGCCTTTAACAATAGCAACGCATTGTCTGCGGTAAGGTAGTGGGCCTCCCGGGCAGCATGTGGGTGTGGGAAGAGGCGAGCAGCCCCGACTGCAGGGCGATCAGGCAGAGAAAGCCGCTGGGCTGCGCCTGCAATCGGTGCGTTGCCCCTTTAATTGTGTCCCCAGCCCTCGGGCGTCTCTGTCCAACGCCCACGTCAGCAAATACCTTTTGTTTCTCTCACGTTCGGGCTTCCAGGGCTCGGGGCTGCGGGACCAGCGCGTCGCCTTCAGCCACCGCGAGCCCCGACGCGGGGCCGGGGACCCCGCATCCACCGCCCGCTCCTCTCGGCTCGGCGGCAGCCGCCCGCAGCACCCAGCCGGTAAGTGGCGGTTGTGCTGTACAGCGATAGGTCGGACCGGGCGTCGCGGCTGGAGGCGGCTAGGAGCGGGCTGCTGCGAGGGACGGCCCCGGGCTCCGCAGTCCCCGAGGGCGCCGGGGCCCGGGTGCGACGGCCCGCTGGCAGCTGCCCCTCGGAGCCGATCGTTACTCGGGCTGCCCAGCGTCCTACGCGGGCGCCATTTGCAGCCCCGGGCGCGGCTGCAAGGAGCCAGGCGCGGCAACAAAGGGCTGCGCGGGAGTAGGAGCGGGCGGCGGGTGCGCGGCGAGAGGGGCCGCGCAGGGGGGCGGCTGGGGCGCTGCCAGCGCGGGgaggctgcgggcagctggggcGGGAGCGGCtggggccgcgccgggcgcccGGCaccgggcggcggcagcagcagcgtggCGGGGCGCTCCCGCGGAGCGGCAGCCGGGGCTCCGCTAACGCGGGCGGCTGCGGGCtgcgcgcccggcccggccgggcggaGGGGAGCGCGCAGCCGAGGGGAGCGCGCAGCCGGGCGGAGCGCTGGCGGGCGCCGGTGCTGCGGTCCCCGCGGCAGGAGCGGGGGCGGCAGCCCGCGGAGCCGGGAGGCGCCTCCGCGCTTTGGCGGGCGGGTCCGGCGCCGTCGGGCGTCCCGGGCTGCCCACGGTCGAGCGACCAATTCGGACGGGTGTGCGGGTGAGTGACGGCGGCCTCCGCCAGTGCCGGGGGAGCCCGGGCCGGGAGGGCTGCGGCCGCCGGGGCTCTGCCGCCGCCTTCGCGTGCGGCCCTGAAGCGCTCTGGGCAGGGGCTGTGCCCGCAACGAACTAGTTCACGGCACGGACAGAAGGGCCgagttctttttctctgtgaacCGCTCACGTCTTCGTCGACGTAACGTTAATTCTTTTCGGATATGCAGTAATCCTGCTGAGGCATCTTTTCACCTCTTCTAGAGCCGCTAAGTTTCTTCTCTCACGTTGTTACGCGGGGTAGGGGCCGCAGGGAGTTTGGAGAGATACTGGGAATGTGGTAACATGCACAATGTTCATGTCTTTAATAGAGCTCACCTCTTTAAAACAGGATTCAGCAACATTGGTCTAGATTGTCATGCTTATACTTGTTTTTTTACTCTAGAGCAAGACTTGCTGTTACTCCCTGACTGGAATGGAGATTTCTTCCCACCAGTTTCACCTCCTCGAGCAGCTAAACGAGCAACGGAAGCAAGACTTGTTCTGTGACTGCAATATCCTGGTCGAGGGAAAGGTCTTTAAAGCACATCGCAATGTGCTGTTTGCCAGCAGCGGCTATTTCAAAATGCTCCTTTCGCAGAGCTCGAAGGAGACGAGTCAGCCGACGACAGCTACTTTTGAGGTCTTCTCTCCAGAGACATTTATGGTTATCCTGGACTTCGTGTATTCGGGCATATTGTCTTTAACCGGTCAAAACGTGATCGAAGTCATGTCAGCTGCTAGCTATCTGCAGATGACAGATATTCTTAATGTTTGTAAGACCTTCATTAAGTCCTCGCTGGatattaatgaaaaggaaaaggatcATTACCTCAGCCTTTCGGCCAAAAGCACAAACAGTGAacctgcccatccctcccttTATCGGtcaagaaggaaagcaaagagcaaCCCCAGGCGTTCCTATTCAGTCCCGGATGAAAAGACTAATACGGTGAATGAAAATTCCTGGGGTGGTTACAGCAGCTACCTGTCCTCACAGGTGATTCTTCAGCGGGCAGAAACACAGCTAtcgaaaaaaggcagaaaacagggcTCAACGAGAAAGCGCCGAAAGCACCTCGGACTGTCACAGACCCGTGACTTTGTGCAGTGTAAATCGAACAAAGCTGAGCGGGCCAGCGGAGGTTGCAGTGCGTCAGATTCCAGCCACATCTCTCGGGTTGGAGAGGAGGTTGAATTTGATGCCGAGAATGACGTTGATCACGATGGTTACGGGTATAATCACGAATCAGAAGTGATACCGAAGAGGTGGTCTATTGCTCAGCTAGAACAAGAACTTTCAAGAACTCCTGAGTTCATGGAATTAAAAGCAGAGGAACTGTACACCTCGATGCCCACAATTTTAGGTGTAATGAGTAGTTGGAACGAAGGTAAAAAATGCATATGGTTTTGCAAAGTTTGTCTTTATTTGGAAGA encodes the following:
- the LOC143169836 gene encoding zinc finger and BTB domain-containing protein 8A-like produces the protein MEISSHQFHLLEQLNEQRKQDLFCDCNILVEGKVFKAHRNVLFASSGYFKMLLSQSSKETSQPTTATFEVFSPETFMVILDFVYSGILSLTGQNVIEVMSAASYLQMTDILNVCKTFIKSSLDINEKEKDHYLSLSAKSTNSEPAHPSLYRSRRKAKSNPRRSYSVPDEKTNTVNENSWGGYSSYLSSQVILQRAETQLSKKGRKQGSTRKRRKHLGLSQTRDFVQCKSNKAERASGGCSASDSSHISRVGEEVEFDAENDVDHDGYGYNHESEVIPKRWSIAQLEQELSRTPEFMELKAEELYTSMPTILGVMSSWNEDDLPRMRFKCPFCTHTVKRRADLKRHLRCHTGERPYPCEACGKRFTRLEHLRNHFQTIHQAGKLICRKCKRHVTDLTGCVVQQGTRRYRLCHKCLAEANFDSIPDDLDAEHSPVSCTGNKRSKWALEEEQKSDEETMEEEPYNLVVRHVNDDIPDEVDEKVKPNLR